Proteins from one Hoplias malabaricus isolate fHopMal1 chromosome 2, fHopMal1.hap1, whole genome shotgun sequence genomic window:
- the pknox1.2 gene encoding homeobox protein PKNOX1 gives MMTSPSVAMEEFQEAEQMQEEEHAMGETKLEVEEEKEEEESNPVPAEPQNPMEAHKAAIYRHPLFPLLALLFEKCEQSTQSSECVTSASFDVDIQNFVRSQEKESKAFFSEDPELDNLMVKAIQVLRIHLLELEKVNDLCKDFCSRYIACLKTKMNSETLLSSTDPGSPYSPTQTPSSFSGTVSPQGIVVPASALQQGNVTVTTVNPAQVVSGGTVYQPVTVVTPEGQVVTQALSPSTIHIQNSQLQLQLNQDLSFLSQDEGSSKSKRGILPKHATSVMRSWLFQHIGHPYPTEDEKKQIALQTNLTLLQVNNWFINARRRILQPMLDASSSDTPKSKKKTPQTRPLQRFWPDSLASTVSQQQVAMEDGTMVAVGMVTGEDGLQTLTSDGATLAMQQVMMGGHSEDDDDDEDDEEDNLSHSDMTRLGLETSDSL, from the exons ATGATGACTTCCCCATCTGTGGCAATGGAGGAGTTTCAGGAAGCTGAACAA ATGCAAGAGGAGGAGCATGCTATGGGAGAGACAAAGTTGGAAGtggaagaggagaaagaggaggaagagagcaACCCAGTGCCAGCCGAGCCACAGAACCCCATGGAGGCCCATAAAGCGGCCATCTACAG ACATCCCTTATTCCCCCTGCTGGCACTACTTTTTGAGAAGTGTGAACAATCAACACAAAGCTCGGAGTGTGTGACATCGGCCAGTTTTGATGTAGACATCCAAAACTTTGTCCGGAgccaagagaaagagagcaaggcCTTCTTCAGTGAAGACCCAGAACTCGACAATTTG ATGGTGAAGGCGATCCAGGTGTTGCGGATCCACCTACTGGAGCTGGAGAAGGTGAATGATCTGTGTAAAGACTTCTGCAGTCGCTACATAGCCTGTCTGAAAACCAAGATGAACAGTGAGACTCTGCTCAGCAGCACTGATCCAGGCAGTCCATACTCACCCACACAg aCCCCTAGCTCCTTCTCTGGAACTGTAAGTCCCCAGGGTATTGTAGTACCCGCATCTGCCTTGCAACAGGGCAATGTTACAGTGACAACAGTTAACCCTGCACAAGTGGTGTCAG GTGGTACTGTGTATCAGCCAGTTACTGTTGTGACTCCAGAAGGCCAGGTGGTCACCCAAGCGCTCTCACCGAGCACGATACACATCCAGAACTCACAG CTTCAGCTGCAGTTGAATCAGGATCTGAGTTTCCTGAGTCAGGATGAAGGTTCATCTAAAAGCAAACGAGGCATTCTCCCCAAACATGCCACAAGCGTCATGCGCTCTTGGCTTTTCCAGCACATCGGG CACCCATATCCCACAGAAGATGAAAAGAAGCAGATCGCCCTGCAGACTAACCTTACCCTGCTACAAGTCAACAATTG GTTCATTAATGCACGCAGGCGAATTCTGCAGCCCATGCTGGATGCCAGCTCATCAGACACacccaagagcaaaaaaaagACCCCACAGACACGCCCCCTCCAGCGCTTCTGGCCCGACTCCCTCGCTTCAACTGTCTCACAGCAACAGGTTGCCATGGAGGACG GTACCATGGTTGCAGTTGGCATGGTAACAGGAGAAGACGGGCTGCAGACGCTGACGTCAGATGGAGCAACGCTGGCCATGCAGCAGGTGATGATGGGAGGCCACAGTGaggatgacgatgatgatgaagacGATGAAGAGGACAATCTATCCCACTCTGACATGACCAGGCTAGGCCTGGAAACCAGCGACTCACTGTAG
- the tmprss3b gene encoding transmembrane protease serine 3 produces MASPERKAEEGQVPTKEGENPVDKAKEDESGHAEAEAESDEDLPTVETPTIFYVSPFNSPKGSRPPHLFDPGSQDPHVPIGWPDKTSAPLPIYTIHSTQNTHNPRMSVIKVQPFVQGDVSESMSLCWPYISRRLLVLLITVCVLIAVSVILAIGLGVGLSCSGKFHCVSSAQCIKTSALCDGVKDCGQGEDELNCVRLSGQHGVLQIRSKGVWRSVCWETWSSSLGNSACKQLGYNSYVNTSPVLLSSVEKAFRKSVVTLNPNLSSLQLSKIHNPSYLGGFQCMSGLITVLNCIACGNRPGLRSRIVGGAITVPGQYPWQVSLQYQNQYLCGGSLITNQWIVTAAHCVYGFANPASWSVRVGIVEQPVNGATDLSVSKILYHGSYRPESLSYDVALIKVAQPVTFNGQVQPICLPNFEESFTAGSVCWISGWGATQSGGEVSVSLHSALVPLLSSRECGNSKVSPWNICAGFPGGGADTCQGDSGAPLACEHSVWKLVGVASWALGCGQSHSPGIYTSVVHALPWIHQNLQKEEEQTA; encoded by the exons ATGGCTTCTCCTGAGAGGAAAGCTGAAGAGGGACAGGTGCCCACCAAAGAAGGAGAAAACCCTGTGGATAAG GCCAAGGAAGATGAGTCAGGCCATGCCGAGGCAGAAGCAGAAAGTGATGAAGACTTGCCCACAGTTGAGACCCCCACAATTTTCTATGTAAGCCCTTTCAACAGTCCAAAGGGCTCCAGACCTCCCCACCTCTTTGACCCCGGCAGCCAGGACCCACACGTTCCTATTGGCTGGCCAGACAAGACCTCCGCTCCACTACCAATCTATACAATACACTCcacccagaacacacacaaccctCGGATGTCCGTCATCAAAGTGCAGCCCTTCGTCCAAG gAGATGTATCAGAGTCCATGTCTCTGTGTTGGCCATATATTTCTCGCAGGTTGCTGGTTCTGCTGATAACTGTTTGTGTGCTGATAGCAGTGAGTGTGATTCTAGCCATTGGTCTGGGAG TGGGTCTGAGCTGTTCTGGAAAGTTCCACTGTGTCTCTTCAGCTCAGTGTATAAAGACTTCTGCTCTCTGTGATGGAGTTAAAGACTGTGGACAGGGAGAAGACGAACTCAACTGTG TGAGGCTGAGTGGACAGCATGGTGTTCTGCAAATCCGCAGTAAGGGTGTGTGGAGGTCTGTGTGCTGGGAGACCTGGAGCTCCAGTCTGGGCAATTCTGCCTGTAAACAGCTGGGCTACAACAG CTATGTGAACACCTCCCCTGTCCTTCTCTCCTCTGTGGAGAAAGCCTTCAGGAAGAGTGTAGTGACACTAAATCCTAACCTGTCATCTCTACAGCTCTCCAAAATCCACAACCCTTCCTACCTCGG GGGATTTCAGTGCATGTCTGGGCTGATCACAGTACTTAACTGTATAG CGTGTGGTAACAGACCCGGTCTTAGGAGCCGTATCGTTGGGGGAGCTATAACTGTCCCTGGTCAGTACCCCTGGCAGGTCAGCCTGCAGTATCAGAACCAGTATCTGTGTGGAGGATCACTGATTACTAACCAGTGGATAGTCACTGCTGCACACTGTGTTTATGG CTTTGCTAATCCAGCATCATGGTCAGTGCGAGTGGGAATAGTGGAGCAGCCTGTGAATGGAGCGACAGATCTCTCTGTATCCAAGATCCTCTACCATGGTTCATATCGCCCAGAGAGCCTTAGCTATGACGTTGCACTCATTAAGGTGGCACAGCCAGTGACTTTCAATG GTCAGGTGCAGCCTATCTGCCTGCCCAACTTTGAAGAAAGTTTTACAGCTGGATCTGTGTGCTGGATCTCAGGTTGGGGGGCTACTCAAAGCGGAG gagaggTGAGTGTGTCTCTGCACTCTGCGCTggttcctctcctctcctctagAGAGTGTGGAAACTCAAAGGTTTCACCCTGGAACATCTGTGCTGGGTTCCCGGGGGGAGGAGCCGACACATGCCAG GGGGACAGTGGTGCTCCACTGGCATGTGAGCATTCAGTGTGGAAACTAGTGGGAGTGGCAAGCTGGGCTCTTGGTTGTGGACAATCACACAGCCCAGGGATTTACACCAGTGTAGTTCATGCCTTACCATGGATACACCAGAACCTGCAG AAAGAAGAGGAGCAGACAGCCTGA